A genome region from Arachidicoccus soli includes the following:
- a CDS encoding YncE family protein has protein sequence MKKILSPLLAITIVVTNFSVLSAQNNNSYKVEKILKIGGIGRWDYLAVHKSYLYISHGNQVNVVNKNNGAPISIISGTTGVHGIAFVPELNKGFISDGRIDSVTVFDLSTNKVLSKIATGKDPDAIMYDDYSKKIITCDGHSNGLSVIDPITEKVVATIDLGGKPETAVSDNAGKLYVNIENKSQIAEVDLKTNQVLNHWSLSPAESPSGLAFDTKTERLFAGCDNNLLVVMDATNGKIVTTLPIGSGCDGVAFDAKSKHIFSSNGEDGNITIIKEKSKDNFVVEQNLITKKGARTIALDEQTHKIYLPTADFETNKTVGKRPTSIPDTFQVLVVEDKL, from the coding sequence ATGAAAAAAATACTTTCCCCGCTGTTAGCCATCACAATTGTGGTCACTAACTTTTCAGTACTTTCTGCACAAAACAATAATTCTTACAAAGTAGAAAAGATTTTAAAAATTGGCGGTATTGGGCGTTGGGATTACTTAGCGGTGCATAAAAGTTACTTATATATTTCGCATGGCAATCAAGTAAATGTAGTTAATAAAAATAATGGCGCGCCTATCAGTATTATATCGGGTACAACAGGGGTGCATGGCATTGCATTTGTGCCAGAATTAAATAAAGGTTTTATAAGCGATGGCAGAATTGATAGTGTAACAGTTTTCGACCTTTCAACAAATAAAGTATTGTCTAAAATTGCAACAGGTAAAGATCCGGACGCTATTATGTATGATGATTATTCTAAAAAAATTATTACCTGTGATGGTCATAGCAACGGTTTAAGTGTAATTGATCCGATTACTGAAAAAGTGGTGGCAACTATTGATTTAGGTGGAAAACCAGAAACAGCTGTTTCGGATAATGCAGGTAAATTATACGTAAATATTGAAAATAAAAGCCAGATTGCCGAAGTAGATTTAAAGACAAATCAAGTGCTTAATCATTGGTCATTATCTCCGGCAGAAAGCCCAAGTGGTCTAGCATTTGACACAAAGACTGAAAGACTTTTCGCAGGATGTGATAATAACCTGCTCGTAGTAATGGATGCAACCAACGGAAAAATAGTTACAACTTTACCCATTGGTAGCGGTTGCGATGGTGTAGCTTTTGACGCAAAAAGTAAACATATATTTTCATCTAATGGAGAAGATGGCAACATTACTATTATTAAAGAAAAAAGTAAAGACAATTTTGTCGTTGAACAAAATCTAATTACAAAAAAGGGCGCAAGAACAATTGCTTTGGACGAACAAACGCATAAAATATATCTTCCAACAGCTGATTTTGAAACAAATAAAACTGTTGGTAAAAGACCCACTTCGATTCCAGATACTTTTCAGGTATTAGTGGTAGAAGATAAGCTGTAA
- a CDS encoding TonB-dependent receptor domain-containing protein, with protein MRNFVFGVILIFLGFITNVNAQSNHYILKGKISNQVTGELLSGANIRIKGVASSIARLDGSYVLKNIPSGKYKVSFQYVGYLEKDTVISIDENNVMNILLTPLNTNLNTLTVFGTGDHESDAYARNKEKNAANIVNIISAKTIELSPDITVGNVLQRVSGVSVERGSSGDGRYVIIRGMDKRYNYTLVNGIKIPSPDNKNRYVPLDIFPADLIERVEVNKTLTPNMEGDAIGGTVNMIMKSAPNKFYFNGSASTGYSQTFFNKKFDYFPVSAIHQKSPYELNGSSYAATPTDFTRDNLNFTPKQASPNAIATLSIGNRFFKNKLGIMVGASYQNTYKGYRSLYMPADYLDGNLLVVKNVNIRDYSLHSIREGLNVKIDYTLNKSNKISLYNLYTVLQNAESRLTIDSLMPPPRTKPGTGQIWYFGRSKYQKESIYNSTLQGVHQLINERLKLKWSAVFSKATNRIPDWAEYEYDGGFYTNPSTPNAAPYTHPNIAQDFNRQWWRNNDRDLAGYLDLNYTNKINSLPYTLSVGGLYRDKKRDNYYDNYLLKPTLNNDGTHQEWTNIYNLQWTVFNPQGSAAAANNYRASENVAAGYAMLNIKIKKLEAVGGVRLENTTQHFDTNVPVTQAGKTGDISYMDVLPSISFKYLLNDKTNLRLSYFSSINRPGYFEIVPYRYQGDDWDENGNPDLKHTTAQNLDFRYEYFPRANEQLLLGAFYKKLENPIEYGFNFTGSQSHTVYQPNNYGNATNYGFEFVYEKYIGNFGIRANYTYTNSSISTTKFLSKKGVNGSEEFHPIEKRPLQGQAAHIANFALLYKNQLLGIDAQINWQYTGKNIVLVSPYYEFDYWQKGMSLFDFSAEKKFAKKFSVFVKVKNLLNAKYEVYVNQPVSNAIAVPFQNPSSGKALAQRSEYGQNYQLGLRYKF; from the coding sequence ATGAGAAACTTTGTTTTTGGAGTAATATTGATTTTCTTGGGTTTTATAACTAATGTAAATGCACAATCGAATCATTATATTTTAAAAGGCAAAATATCAAATCAAGTAACAGGGGAGTTATTATCTGGTGCAAATATTAGAATAAAGGGAGTTGCTTCCTCAATTGCTCGACTGGATGGCTCTTATGTATTAAAAAACATTCCATCGGGAAAATATAAAGTAAGCTTTCAATATGTGGGGTATTTAGAAAAGGATACAGTGATTTCTATTGATGAAAATAATGTAATGAATATTTTACTTACTCCTCTAAATACAAATTTAAATACCCTAACTGTATTTGGAACCGGAGATCATGAAAGTGATGCTTATGCAAGAAATAAAGAAAAAAATGCAGCCAATATTGTAAATATCATCTCGGCTAAAACTATTGAATTGTCGCCGGATATTACGGTTGGTAACGTGTTGCAACGTGTATCAGGTGTATCTGTAGAAAGGGGTAGTAGCGGCGATGGTCGTTATGTTATTATCAGAGGAATGGATAAACGTTACAATTATACTTTAGTGAATGGAATCAAAATACCTAGTCCGGATAATAAAAACCGATATGTCCCCTTAGATATATTTCCTGCAGATTTAATTGAACGGGTAGAAGTGAACAAAACACTTACACCTAATATGGAAGGTGATGCAATCGGTGGAACGGTAAATATGATAATGAAATCGGCACCCAATAAATTTTATTTTAACGGAAGTGCTTCTACCGGTTATAGTCAAACCTTCTTTAATAAAAAATTCGATTACTTTCCTGTTAGCGCCATCCATCAAAAATCGCCTTATGAATTAAACGGTTCTTCTTATGCCGCAACTCCTACTGACTTTACACGCGATAATTTAAATTTTACGCCAAAGCAAGCCTCCCCAAATGCTATAGCTACATTATCTATTGGCAATCGGTTTTTCAAAAATAAATTGGGTATAATGGTTGGCGCCTCTTATCAAAATACTTACAAAGGATATAGAAGTTTGTATATGCCTGCAGATTACTTGGATGGAAATCTGCTCGTTGTAAAAAATGTAAATATTAGAGACTATTCTCTTCATTCTATTCGCGAAGGATTAAATGTGAAAATAGATTATACATTGAATAAAAGTAATAAAATAAGCCTTTATAATCTTTACACAGTTTTGCAAAATGCAGAATCAAGATTAACAATTGATTCATTAATGCCGCCACCCAGAACAAAACCCGGAACCGGTCAAATCTGGTATTTTGGTCGATCTAAATATCAAAAAGAAAGTATTTACAATAGTACACTGCAAGGTGTACATCAATTAATAAATGAAAGATTAAAACTTAAATGGTCAGCTGTATTTTCTAAAGCTACAAATCGTATCCCCGATTGGGCAGAATACGAATATGATGGAGGATTTTATACGAATCCCTCAACACCTAATGCTGCACCTTACACACATCCAAATATTGCACAAGATTTTAACCGACAATGGTGGCGCAATAACGACCGAGATTTGGCCGGTTATTTAGACTTGAATTACACGAATAAAATAAATTCATTGCCCTATACTTTATCTGTAGGTGGATTATATAGAGATAAAAAAAGAGATAACTATTACGATAATTATTTACTAAAGCCTACACTGAATAATGATGGCACACATCAAGAATGGACAAATATTTATAATCTGCAATGGACGGTATTTAATCCACAAGGTTCTGCTGCTGCTGCCAATAATTATAGGGCAAGCGAAAACGTAGCGGCTGGCTATGCGATGCTAAATATTAAAATAAAGAAATTAGAAGCAGTAGGTGGTGTTCGATTGGAAAATACAACACAGCATTTTGACACGAATGTTCCGGTAACGCAAGCCGGAAAAACAGGTGACATTTCTTATATGGATGTTTTGCCGAGCATTAGTTTTAAATATCTCTTAAATGATAAAACCAATCTTCGTCTTTCCTATTTTTCTTCTATCAACCGCCCCGGTTATTTTGAAATAGTTCCTTATAGATATCAAGGAGATGATTGGGATGAAAATGGTAACCCAGACTTAAAACATACGACTGCGCAAAACTTAGATTTCCGGTATGAATATTTTCCGAGAGCAAATGAACAACTTTTATTAGGTGCTTTTTATAAAAAATTGGAAAATCCGATTGAGTATGGTTTCAACTTTACAGGATCACAAAGCCATACGGTATACCAACCTAATAACTATGGGAATGCTACGAATTATGGTTTTGAGTTCGTATATGAAAAATATATAGGCAATTTCGGTATAAGAGCTAATTATACTTATACAAATTCTTCTATCTCCACAACTAAATTTTTATCTAAAAAAGGAGTGAATGGTTCAGAGGAGTTTCACCCTATTGAAAAAAGACCCTTACAGGGACAGGCGGCTCATATAGCCAATTTTGCCTTATTATATAAAAATCAGTTATTAGGTATTGATGCTCAAATTAATTGGCAATACACAGGAAAGAATATTGTTTTGGTTTCACCTTATTATGAATTTGATTATTGGCAAAAAGGGATGAGTTTATTTGACTTTTCTGCCGAAAAGAAATTCGCAAAAAAGTTCTCTGTCTTTGTAAAAGTTAAGAATCTGTTGAATGCGAAATATGAAGTATATGTAAATCAACCGGTAAGTAATGCTATTGCTGTTCCGTTTCAAAATCCTTCAAGTGGCAAGGCTTTAGCACAGCGCTCTGAATATGGACAAAATTATCAATTAGGTCTTCGATATAAATTTTAA
- a CDS encoding phosphatase PAP2 family protein produces MKQDKVLLFFAFLFSFLAANAQVADTALYTRNKADTLVPLHFSYHQLYAPGALIAGGLATFWNKKEGLKNELVEARNDHFANFRTHIDNYLQFSPFLIAYGLDAAGIQSKTDFQNRTAIMIKGEALMLGTVYLLKSSVKELRPDGSAFNSFPSGHTAQAFAAATLLSEEYKNRIKWMPYAAYTLASGVGILRMANNKHYICDVLVGAGIGILSMKVAYWTHQYKWGKKKIIFNPADY; encoded by the coding sequence ATGAAGCAGGATAAGGTTCTTTTATTTTTCGCTTTTTTATTTTCCTTTTTGGCAGCTAATGCACAGGTTGCAGATACAGCTTTATATACTAGAAACAAGGCAGACACTCTTGTTCCATTGCATTTTAGCTATCACCAATTATATGCACCCGGGGCTCTTATCGCTGGAGGATTAGCTACTTTCTGGAATAAAAAGGAAGGGCTGAAAAATGAATTGGTAGAAGCAAGGAATGATCATTTCGCAAACTTTAGAACACATATAGATAATTATCTTCAATTTTCTCCTTTTTTAATCGCTTATGGATTAGATGCGGCGGGCATACAGTCAAAAACCGATTTTCAAAATCGCACCGCTATTATGATTAAAGGGGAAGCCTTAATGTTGGGAACTGTTTATCTCTTAAAAAGTTCGGTGAAAGAGTTGCGTCCGGATGGCTCTGCATTTAACTCATTCCCTTCGGGTCATACTGCACAAGCCTTTGCCGCAGCTACGCTTTTAAGCGAAGAATATAAAAACCGTATTAAATGGATGCCCTATGCAGCATATACGCTTGCATCCGGTGTTGGCATTTTACGCATGGCAAATAATAAACATTATATCTGTGATGTATTGGTAGGTGCAGGTATTGGTATTTTATCCATGAAGGTCGCTTACTGGACACATCAATATAAATGGGGGAAAAAGAAAATTATTTTCAACCCCGCAGATTATTAA
- a CDS encoding TonB-dependent receptor, with amino-acid sequence MQIRKSLLFLFFLFNVITSFSQSIKGKVYDANTNEPLIGADVSLLNTKYSTIVNIDGSFVFRKIPSGTYEVKVRMLGYNNPKNILVDVTSTRTDKKLSFGLTPNANNLKEVTIVGDDNNSAHSARELEKNGSTVQNIFSQKTLQLLPDLTVGGALQRISGVTVQRDNGGEARYAIIRGMNQRYNTTLVNGIKIPSPDDRYRFVPMDIFPSEMLQRLEVIKSLTPSMEGDAIGGVMNLVMKDAPDRFLFTANASGGYSTLFSNTHFSSFNHSDINKKSPAEINGNNYAANAIKDFPNSNLHYKELSTPINSTLGFTIGDRFFQKKLGVILSASYQNLYKGSISERLIPDAQPLTSPQANTPSFSDDYVRQYSTHTNRLGIQNKFDFTINSRNKISLFNLYVHQNDFETRFTPDTTVGLNSSATQSQLQIENRSTWQIQNLYNLTLHGEHQLSDKVKFDWNGVYSIAKKQLPDQSYYQFNATVNKGSNGQITSIDSTIATGSNTINHVWQHNTDQDWAGYANLSYSPTILDQVVEFKGGGLYRYKTRENYYNEYKLESKVSSGQPFNSIDQTPKYFETPATATGNLTAISPNSYTVHEKTADAYLQAKFTVLRKLEVLGGARIENTQQDFKTVMPITFNGAFGNIHYTDLLPSVNFKYLLDHDQDIRLSYFKSISRPGFGEIIPYSYPGEDFTEIGNPKLKHIRADNLDLRYEWFSGLTDQFLVGAFYKKLQNPIEYFVTRNASPSSLFIQPQNTAKATNYGAELVFTKYFGMFGVSANYTYTHSSVTTTKLLYHVVPGVGTITSDTTQTRPLQGQANNIGNISLLYKNPKMGLDIQVAWVYTGDRIAQVSQYYNLDIWQKPFSQLGVSLEKRIAKHFTFFAKVNNLTNSPRKEYIKTPYSVVDKNFQGGYSIPFQDANSNYVVTQRDIYKVNFLAGIRYRF; translated from the coding sequence ATGCAAATCCGGAAATCTCTACTTTTCCTTTTCTTTCTTTTTAATGTTATAACTAGCTTTTCCCAGTCAATAAAGGGGAAGGTCTATGATGCAAATACAAATGAGCCCTTAATAGGAGCCGATGTATCTTTGTTGAATACCAAATATTCAACCATTGTTAACATTGATGGTTCCTTTGTTTTTCGAAAAATACCTTCAGGTACTTATGAAGTGAAAGTGCGCATGCTAGGTTATAATAACCCCAAAAATATACTTGTTGATGTAACAAGTACACGCACTGATAAAAAGTTAAGTTTTGGCCTTACCCCAAATGCTAATAATTTAAAGGAAGTAACAATTGTCGGTGATGATAATAATTCTGCGCATAGTGCAAGAGAATTAGAAAAAAATGGGAGTACAGTACAGAATATTTTTTCCCAGAAAACATTACAACTTCTTCCTGATCTTACGGTTGGAGGAGCATTGCAAAGAATAAGTGGTGTAACTGTGCAACGCGATAATGGTGGCGAAGCGCGTTATGCAATTATTCGGGGTATGAACCAACGCTATAATACAACCCTTGTAAATGGTATTAAAATACCCAGCCCGGATGACAGATATCGTTTTGTTCCAATGGATATATTCCCTTCAGAGATGCTGCAAAGATTGGAGGTGATTAAATCTTTGACGCCTAGCATGGAAGGAGATGCCATTGGTGGCGTGATGAACTTGGTAATGAAGGACGCACCAGATAGGTTTTTGTTTACGGCTAATGCATCTGGCGGTTATTCTACTTTATTCTCAAACACACATTTCTCTTCCTTTAATCATAGTGACATAAATAAAAAATCTCCTGCAGAGATAAATGGCAATAATTATGCTGCAAACGCTATTAAAGATTTTCCTAATAGCAATTTGCATTACAAAGAGTTGTCAACACCCATTAATAGTACTTTAGGATTCACTATTGGTGACAGATTTTTTCAAAAGAAACTTGGTGTTATCTTATCTGCAAGCTATCAAAACTTGTATAAAGGTTCGATTTCAGAACGTTTAATTCCCGACGCACAGCCATTAACTTCACCTCAAGCAAATACTCCAAGTTTTTCTGACGACTATGTGAGGCAATATAGCACACATACAAATAGATTAGGAATACAGAATAAATTTGATTTTACTATAAATAGCAGGAACAAAATTTCATTATTCAATTTATATGTGCATCAAAACGATTTTGAAACCAGATTTACACCTGATACCACTGTTGGTCTTAACTCATCTGCAACACAATCACAATTGCAGATTGAAAATAGAAGCACTTGGCAAATTCAAAATCTATACAATCTTACACTACATGGAGAACATCAATTAAGTGATAAGGTTAAATTTGATTGGAATGGCGTTTATTCTATTGCCAAGAAACAACTTCCCGATCAATCATATTACCAGTTTAATGCTACTGTAAATAAAGGCAGTAATGGTCAAATCACTTCTATTGATTCTACGATTGCTACCGGTTCAAATACGATCAATCATGTTTGGCAACATAATACAGATCAAGATTGGGCGGGTTATGCAAACCTTTCTTATAGTCCAACAATTCTAGACCAAGTAGTAGAATTTAAAGGAGGCGGATTGTATCGCTATAAAACAAGAGAAAACTATTATAACGAATATAAACTAGAATCAAAAGTCTCAAGCGGACAACCATTTAATTCAATTGATCAGACTCCTAAATATTTTGAAACGCCTGCTACTGCCACTGGAAACCTTACAGCGATATCACCTAACAGCTATACCGTACACGAAAAGACTGCTGACGCATACCTTCAGGCAAAGTTTACAGTTCTGAGAAAATTAGAAGTACTTGGCGGTGCTAGAATAGAAAATACTCAGCAAGATTTTAAAACGGTAATGCCTATTACATTTAATGGTGCTTTTGGTAATATCCATTACACAGATTTGTTGCCGAGCGTAAATTTTAAATACTTGCTTGATCACGATCAGGATATCCGACTTTCTTATTTTAAATCAATAAGTAGACCAGGTTTTGGAGAGATAATTCCTTACTCTTATCCTGGAGAAGATTTTACAGAAATTGGAAATCCTAAGTTGAAACATATAAGAGCAGATAATCTTGATCTTCGTTATGAATGGTTTTCCGGTTTAACAGATCAATTTCTTGTTGGAGCATTTTATAAGAAATTGCAAAACCCAATAGAATATTTTGTAACAAGAAATGCCAGCCCAAGCAGCCTTTTTATACAACCACAAAATACAGCTAAGGCTACCAATTATGGAGCAGAATTAGTGTTTACTAAGTACTTCGGCATGTTTGGTGTATCTGCAAATTATACCTATACTCACTCAAGTGTTACTACAACTAAATTATTGTATCACGTTGTTCCAGGTGTAGGAACGATTACTTCAGATACAACTCAAACACGCCCATTACAGGGTCAGGCTAATAATATTGGTAATATTTCATTATTGTATAAAAACCCTAAAATGGGTTTAGATATTCAAGTTGCCTGGGTTTATACGGGTGATAGAATTGCACAAGTATCTCAATACTATAATTTAGATATCTGGCAAAAGCCATTTAGCCAATTAGGCGTTTCTTTAGAAAAACGCATTGCTAAGCACTTCACTTTTTTTGCTAAAGTGAATAACCTTACAAATTCACCTCGTAAAGAATATATAAAAACACCCTATAGTGTAGTTGACAAGAATTTTCAAGGAGGCTATAGCATTCCATTCCAAGATGCAAATAGCAATTATGTCGTAACGCAACGAGATATTTATAAGGTAAATTTCTTGGCCGGTATCCGTTATAGATTTTAA
- a CDS encoding outer membrane beta-barrel family protein codes for MKFFIVIFFLFSSPILSNAQSITKSKGQIEGYILDSSTKLPVNYATIAVFKAGSTTTINGASSDSTGKFIIKGLSKGKYTLSIDFIGYQRKRISFVQENERMNLELPIILLSSGATQLNDVTIISSKPIIENKIDKMVYNPANDLTTQGSMALDVLKKVPQVTVDIDGNVELQGNGNIRFLINGKPSTIFGASLAEALQSIPASQIKSIEVITSPGAKYDASGTGGIINIILKNNNINGINGNVNLSAGSRLEDGSFNLNMHKGHFGMNAFFNGNEQLNTKTISSNRRSSVNGQPDTTTLLLQNGNNNYKREGYESGISANWSITPRDEVTGSFNYNHFSNNNNGLTNQQETITDNFNNVLSEKTSTRNSHSQFKENASDFSLAYKKTFRKKDQELDFLYSSSSGTNGVNISQQQQYANNASPLFGLISNNPGKDQETDIKIDYVQPFTKKFTLETGAKIVIENITNSIITDTLLNNGTYGNDADQTFGFNYNRKIYAGYISSSFSALNDFIEGKAGLRYEYTQTSSGFKDTHIPGYGIVSPSFVLSHTIDEHQSIKISYSYRLERPDYRDLNPFYNISDPHNISSGNPNLKPELGHHYELGYNRSFDKGASIYLAAFYRYNTDDIQSFTTFYPTITINGTEYSNVSLSQRYNVGREINTGANIYISIPVTNKFSMRSNMLFADRITNNPGNPTVSGFMSRINLNASYDFGHDLAAEIFGNYRSSQRTIQGHNPSSIFYNLAIRKQFLNRRASIAITATNPFNKYINQRQIVAGSNFYQTSLRQIPYQSFGISLGYRFGKLDFSKDDQNDSSAVPMPGDN; via the coding sequence ATGAAATTTTTTATCGTTATTTTCTTTTTGTTTTCTTCCCCAATATTATCTAACGCGCAATCAATAACCAAATCTAAGGGACAAATCGAGGGATATATCCTAGATTCTTCCACTAAATTACCTGTAAATTATGCAACTATAGCGGTTTTCAAAGCAGGATCTACTACCACAATAAATGGTGCAAGTTCAGACTCGACAGGTAAGTTTATTATAAAAGGGCTTTCGAAAGGAAAATACACTCTAAGTATTGATTTTATCGGTTATCAGCGTAAGCGCATTTCATTTGTACAGGAGAATGAAAGAATGAATCTTGAGCTTCCGATCATATTACTCTCTTCAGGTGCTACACAGTTAAATGATGTAACCATCATTAGTAGTAAACCAATAATAGAAAATAAGATTGATAAAATGGTTTATAACCCTGCGAACGATTTAACGACCCAAGGTAGTATGGCTTTGGATGTGCTCAAAAAAGTGCCGCAGGTAACTGTGGATATTGACGGAAATGTGGAACTTCAGGGGAATGGGAATATCCGGTTTTTAATTAATGGAAAGCCTTCTACTATTTTTGGGGCTAGCCTAGCAGAGGCACTGCAATCCATTCCTGCCAGTCAGATAAAAAGTATCGAGGTGATTACCAGTCCTGGTGCAAAATATGATGCTTCGGGAACCGGAGGAATCATTAATATTATTTTAAAGAACAATAATATTAACGGCATCAATGGCAATGTCAATCTTTCTGCCGGTTCGCGGTTGGAGGATGGCTCATTCAATTTGAATATGCATAAAGGTCATTTCGGGATGAACGCTTTTTTCAATGGGAATGAACAGTTAAATACAAAAACCATTAGTTCCAACAGACGCAGTTCTGTGAATGGTCAACCAGATACAACTACACTATTGTTACAAAACGGCAATAATAATTATAAAAGAGAGGGATATGAATCGGGAATAAGTGCGAACTGGAGCATTACCCCCAGGGATGAAGTGACAGGTAGTTTTAATTATAACCATTTCAGCAACAATAATAATGGATTAACCAATCAACAAGAAACCATTACTGATAATTTTAATAATGTGTTATCCGAGAAAACGAGTACGCGCAATTCTCATAGTCAATTTAAGGAAAATGCATCAGATTTTAGTTTAGCTTATAAAAAAACATTCCGCAAAAAGGATCAGGAATTAGACTTTTTGTATAGTTCCAGCTCCGGAACTAACGGTGTAAATATTTCTCAACAACAGCAATATGCCAACAACGCCTCCCCCCTATTTGGATTGATAAGTAATAATCCGGGTAAAGACCAAGAAACGGATATAAAAATAGATTATGTTCAGCCATTTACAAAAAAGTTTACACTTGAAACAGGAGCGAAAATAGTAATTGAAAATATAACTAATTCAATCATTACAGACACGTTATTAAATAATGGCACATATGGAAACGATGCCGACCAAACCTTTGGTTTTAACTATAACCGTAAAATATATGCCGGTTATATTTCAAGTTCCTTTTCGGCCTTGAATGATTTTATTGAAGGAAAAGCAGGACTTAGATATGAATATACTCAAACCTCCAGTGGTTTTAAAGATACACATATACCCGGCTATGGCATTGTGTCTCCATCTTTTGTATTATCACATACAATTGACGAACATCAATCTATTAAAATAAGCTATAGTTATCGGCTGGAGCGTCCTGATTATAGAGACCTTAATCCATTTTATAACATTAGTGATCCTCATAATATCAGTAGTGGTAACCCTAATTTAAAACCAGAACTAGGTCATCATTACGAATTAGGATATAATAGATCATTTGACAAAGGTGCATCCATTTATCTGGCAGCTTTTTATAGATACAACACCGATGACATACAATCTTTTACGACATTTTACCCTACAATAACGATTAATGGTACGGAGTATTCCAATGTATCTTTAAGTCAGCGATACAATGTTGGTCGTGAAATAAATACAGGCGCTAACATCTATATTTCTATTCCTGTTACCAATAAATTTAGCATGCGTTCCAATATGTTGTTTGCAGACAGAATTACGAATAATCCCGGAAATCCTACAGTAAGCGGTTTTATGAGCAGAATTAATTTAAATGCGTCTTATGATTTTGGTCATGATTTAGCCGCTGAAATATTTGGGAACTACCGATCTTCTCAAAGAACAATTCAAGGGCACAACCCCTCTTCCATCTTCTATAATTTAGCCATCCGAAAGCAATTTCTTAATAGGAGAGCCAGCATTGCAATAACAGCTACTAATCCCTTTAATAAATATATAAACCAACGACAAATAGTTGCCGGGAGTAATTTCTATCAGACAAGTCTGAGGCAAATCCCTTATCAATCTTTTGGTATTAGTTTAGGCTATCGTTTCGGCAAGCTCGATTTTTCTAAAGATGATCAAAATGACTCATCCGCTGTTCCAATGCCTGGAGATAACTAA
- a CDS encoding COG4705 family protein: MKKELVNRVASLGVLFWVIKIFSTTVGETAADYVNINLGVGLIKTAILMGAITIGVTFWNFRQKKYYAPAYWSLIVMMSIEGTLITDYLVDGLNISLITLDFVFAIALGLLFYFWHKKEHSLSIHTINNNTRERFYWVIVLTTFALGTGIGDTVSEHLQVGYLYSLIIFGSIFVLAGVLFYSKIIKEVFAFWVAFIVTRPIGASLGDLLIQPHQDGGLGISTAVINIIFFIIIIASVVYLTIDSLKKRRVTNLDEA; the protein is encoded by the coding sequence ATGAAAAAAGAATTGGTGAATAGAGTAGCTAGCCTGGGTGTACTATTTTGGGTCATAAAGATATTTTCAACAACCGTTGGGGAAACGGCTGCCGATTATGTAAATATTAATCTAGGCGTTGGTTTGATAAAAACAGCAATATTAATGGGGGCAATTACAATTGGTGTAACTTTTTGGAACTTCAGACAAAAAAAATATTATGCCCCTGCTTATTGGTCATTAATTGTGATGATGAGTATTGAAGGAACTTTGATAACTGATTATTTAGTTGATGGATTAAATATTTCTTTAATTACTTTAGATTTTGTTTTCGCGATAGCCTTAGGATTATTATTTTATTTCTGGCATAAAAAAGAACACTCATTATCGATTCATACAATAAATAACAATACAAGAGAACGCTTTTATTGGGTAATTGTATTGACAACTTTTGCTTTAGGAACTGGGATTGGGGATACGGTATCTGAACATTTACAGGTGGGTTATTTGTACTCACTAATTATTTTTGGGTCAATTTTTGTTTTAGCCGGCGTCTTATTTTATTCTAAAATCATAAAAGAGGTCTTTGCTTTTTGGGTGGCATTTATTGTAACAAGACCTATTGGAGCTTCCCTGGGTGACCTTCTTATTCAACCTCATCAAGATGGTGGGCTTGGGATTTCAACAGCCGTCATAAATATTATATTTTTTATTATAATAATTGCTTCAGTTGTTTATCTAACCATAGATTCATTGAAAAAAAGAAGGGTAACAAATCTTGATGAGGCCTAA